The Sphaerospermopsis torques-reginae ITEP-024 genome has a window encoding:
- a CDS encoding non-ribosomal peptide synthetase, whose product MTALKDKIQDIFPLTPLQKGLLFHSLYEQESGIYFEQLHCQLQGDVSIVAVRQAWQTLVDRHPILRTAIITKGQTEPVQVVFRNLTFNIAEEDWRGLSDSAQKTRLDEFLEADKRQGFILNRPPLMRVTLIRLREDAWYLVWSHHHIILDGWSWPILLREFLTLHKAAKENIEISLPNVRPYGDFIAWLKQKNPQEGKTFWQEYMIGFESATPLLMISNNKVNSTFESGEIRKELSPEKTDLLSKLARNCSVTLNTVIQGAWAILLNRYSRSNDIVYGITVAGRPPEIPGVEGMIGPFINTLPFRVLISGEQTLDSWLQNLQSRAALMRQFEHTSLSDIQAWSDVPRGQQMFESLLAFENFPVDKTLKTSDFGLNVPESYFFETTHYPVTLVVVPGDTISLKLSYNAARFYAVAMELLLEQFSSLLLNMANNPQASLQSLSLLSYHEREQEAENREQLPSEITINEIFTETVNKYPERIALTYDNQNLTYQELEERSNRIARYLQSLGISTEKRVVICLERTPELIIAMLAVVKAGGVYVPVDPAYPRDRIEFTINDCGAEVILTTTNISEQLPDTTIKICLDAEDAPYLTASCEPITIDNLNLNTGVYIIYTSGSTGKPKGVLVTQNNLIRLFKSTQHWFEFNQQDVWTFFHSFAFDFSVWEIWGALLYGGRLVIVPHCVSRDPQTFLQLLQEQKVTVLNQTPSAFAQLLACQDVNYNLSSLRYIIFGGEALNLASLRPWFERYGENQTRLVNMYGITETTVHVTYRPISKQDVDNSSGSLIGQPIPDLYIYILDSDGNRLPTGVIGEMYVGGAGVARGYLNRPELTAERFIEDRFKPNSRLYRTGDLGRFLPNGDLEYLGRIDHQVKIRGFRIEIGEIEAALAQYLDVQENIVIVADDGETNQKRLIAYLVCTPGKQPTIETLRNHLQQYLPDYMIPSQIVYLDKFPLTPNGKIDRKSLPVPELQRENLGIEFVPPATEIEHKLASIWQQVLAVNRVGRFDNYFVLGGDSIRSIRVCSLAQATGLNLKIEQIFSHPVLSELAAFLETATTVENKTYHQEPFALISTEDKDKLQNVADDAYPLAQLQAGMLFHGEYSQTSTTYHDVFSFRIRIPFNLQIWEQAYTQMFTRHRVLRTAFYLSEFSQPLQVVVKDVPAKVMFTDLQNLSPSAQDDYLKTFIDQERENRFDYKIAPLMRFHIHLLDENVMQATFTLHHAIMDGWSLANFLAELTGLYLHLMGKGVPALPPQTNLEYSRFVALEQQALQDEKQREFWQQQLAEIPFTKLPRFPMKFSPELQPNMGKIDITLTDAISQGLKDVSQQLGVPLRSVLLALHLHILAVFSGEEEIVTGLVSNGRPDETDSDRLLGLFLNTLPLRLKLPRGSWVDLITETWQAEQALMPNRRFPLAEVQRLNGNRPLYETSFNFVHFHVYKGLLNWREVELLQSTSLDETNIPFAVSWSEEVAAVNISLNITYNSREFSSEQISNIAKFYQICAEFLSNNPQGNRDILQELYKVNEGTNHEGHKGHKVKSVTEIFGVSSNLLKLQEFIPGEQLSTVRKVTPVHEFVTQQAAINPDAIAVVCEGESWTYQQLNQKANQLARFLQQQGISQEQPVGICLERSLDMVCAMLGILKAGGCYVPIDPHYPSVRIQSMLEDAKVNLLLTRSDLKVNYQQSIYLDNCSQEIKNQSPENLEIAVLPENIAYIIFTSGSTGRPKGIAISHAALASHQNWFIENFAVNQYDVVLQKTPFSFDASVWEFWTPLMVGAKLVMAKPGRHQDPTYLVKTIQQEKVTLLQLVPSLLEIILGDPKFTQCASLRLVFSGGEALKKRVWDEFKQKLAIPLVNLYGPAETTIDVAFHDCRNNENTDQIPIGEPVSNTRLYILNSLMQPVPIGTPGELFISGYQLARGYWNAPGMTAERFLPDPFVAGERMYRTGDRARYLPNGKIEFLERADHQVVLI is encoded by the coding sequence ATGACTGCACTCAAAGATAAAATTCAAGATATTTTTCCTCTTACACCTTTACAAAAGGGATTATTATTTCATTCTCTATACGAACAAGAATCAGGGATTTATTTTGAACAATTGCATTGTCAATTACAAGGTGATGTTTCCATAGTTGCAGTACGTCAAGCATGGCAAACCTTAGTAGATCGCCATCCTATTTTAAGAACTGCTATTATTACCAAAGGACAAACCGAACCCGTACAAGTTGTATTTCGTAATTTAACATTTAATATAGCAGAAGAAGATTGGCGGGGACTCAGTGATTCAGCCCAAAAAACCCGCCTGGATGAATTTTTAGAAGCTGATAAACGCCAGGGATTTATTCTCAACCGTCCCCCATTAATGCGAGTTACCTTAATTCGTTTAAGGGAAGATGCGTGGTATTTAGTATGGAGTCATCACCATATAATTTTAGATGGGTGGTCTTGGCCAATCTTACTGCGGGAATTTTTAACGCTGCATAAAGCAGCTAAAGAAAATATAGAAATTTCCTTACCAAATGTCCGTCCTTATGGTGATTTTATCGCTTGGTTAAAACAGAAAAATCCCCAGGAAGGCAAAACATTCTGGCAAGAATACATGATCGGATTTGAAAGTGCCACACCCCTATTAATGATATCAAATAATAAGGTAAATAGCACCTTTGAAAGTGGAGAAATTAGAAAAGAATTATCACCAGAAAAAACAGATTTATTATCTAAATTAGCCCGTAATTGTAGCGTTACCCTAAATACAGTAATTCAAGGTGCTTGGGCAATATTACTTAACCGTTATAGCCGCAGTAATGATATTGTTTATGGTATCACAGTTGCCGGTAGACCTCCAGAAATTCCAGGGGTAGAAGGAATGATTGGACCCTTCATTAATACCCTACCATTTCGAGTCTTAATATCTGGAGAGCAAACCTTGGATAGTTGGTTGCAAAACCTTCAATCTAGAGCAGCTTTAATGCGTCAATTTGAACACACCAGTTTATCAGATATTCAAGCTTGGAGTGATGTTCCACGGGGACAACAAATGTTTGAAAGTTTGCTGGCTTTTGAAAATTTCCCCGTTGATAAAACCTTAAAAACCAGTGATTTCGGGTTAAATGTACCAGAGTCCTATTTCTTTGAAACTACCCATTATCCTGTAACTTTAGTAGTCGTTCCTGGGGATACAATTTCTCTCAAATTAAGTTATAATGCGGCTCGGTTTTATGCAGTAGCTATGGAATTATTGCTAGAGCAATTTAGCAGTTTATTATTGAACATGGCGAATAATCCTCAAGCATCTTTACAGTCTTTATCTTTACTTAGTTATCACGAAAGAGAACAGGAAGCAGAGAACAGAGAACAGTTACCATCAGAAATTACTATCAATGAAATCTTTACCGAAACTGTTAACAAATATCCAGAACGCATTGCGTTAACTTATGACAATCAAAACCTCACCTATCAAGAATTAGAAGAACGTTCTAACCGCATTGCTCGCTATTTACAATCATTGGGAATTAGTACAGAAAAACGAGTTGTAATTTGTTTAGAACGCACACCAGAACTGATTATAGCTATGTTAGCTGTAGTCAAAGCAGGGGGTGTATATGTTCCTGTTGATCCAGCTTATCCCCGTGACAGAATTGAATTTACAATTAATGATTGTGGTGCAGAAGTTATTCTGACTACAACTAATATTAGTGAACAACTCCCAGATACAACAATAAAAATTTGTTTAGATGCTGAAGACGCACCTTATTTAACTGCAAGTTGCGAACCTATAACTATAGATAACCTTAACCTAAATACAGGTGTTTATATTATTTATACATCTGGTTCTACAGGTAAACCCAAAGGTGTATTAGTCACACAAAATAATCTGATTCGATTATTTAAGAGTACACAACATTGGTTTGAATTTAATCAACAAGATGTGTGGACTTTCTTCCATTCCTTTGCTTTTGACTTTTCTGTGTGGGAAATTTGGGGAGCTTTATTATATGGTGGTAGATTAGTAATTGTCCCTCACTGTGTAAGTCGTGATCCGCAAACTTTCCTCCAATTACTACAAGAACAAAAAGTTACTGTCCTTAATCAAACTCCCTCAGCTTTTGCTCAATTATTAGCTTGTCAAGATGTAAATTATAATCTCTCTAGTTTACGTTACATCATCTTTGGTGGTGAAGCTTTAAACTTAGCAAGTTTGCGTCCTTGGTTTGAACGTTATGGAGAAAATCAGACGCGCTTGGTAAATATGTATGGGATTACAGAAACCACCGTTCACGTCACCTATAGACCAATTAGTAAACAAGATGTAGATAATTCATCTGGAAGTTTAATTGGTCAACCAATACCCGATTTATATATTTATATTCTTGATTCTGATGGTAATCGTTTACCGACAGGTGTAATAGGGGAAATGTATGTAGGTGGTGCAGGAGTTGCACGTGGTTATTTAAACCGACCAGAATTAACAGCAGAAAGATTTATTGAAGATAGATTTAAACCCAATTCTCGTTTATATCGTACAGGTGATTTAGGTCGTTTTCTGCCTAATGGTGATTTAGAATATTTAGGACGTATAGATCATCAAGTCAAAATTCGCGGTTTCCGCATTGAAATTGGTGAAATTGAAGCTGCTCTTGCTCAATATCTTGATGTACAGGAAAATATTGTTATAGTTGCGGATGATGGAGAAACAAATCAAAAACGGTTAATTGCCTATTTGGTTTGTACTCCAGGAAAACAACCAACTATTGAAACTCTGCGAAATCATCTGCAACAGTATTTACCTGATTATATGATTCCCTCGCAGATTGTTTATCTAGATAAATTCCCCCTTACACCCAATGGGAAAATAGATAGAAAATCTCTACCTGTTCCAGAATTGCAACGAGAAAATTTAGGGATTGAATTTGTCCCACCAGCAACAGAAATTGAGCATAAATTAGCGTCAATTTGGCAACAAGTTCTAGCAGTTAATCGCGTTGGTAGATTTGATAATTATTTTGTTTTAGGTGGTGATTCGATTCGCAGTATTCGAGTTTGTTCTTTAGCACAAGCAACAGGATTAAATTTAAAAATTGAGCAAATCTTTTCTCATCCGGTTTTATCAGAATTAGCGGCATTTTTGGAGACAGCAACAACAGTAGAAAATAAAACTTACCATCAAGAACCCTTTGCGTTAATTTCTACTGAAGATAAAGACAAACTGCAAAATGTAGCTGATGATGCTTATCCTTTAGCACAACTGCAAGCGGGAATGTTATTTCATGGTGAGTATTCCCAAACTTCTACAACTTACCATGATGTTTTTAGTTTCCGTATTCGCATACCTTTTAATTTGCAAATTTGGGAACAAGCTTATACTCAAATGTTTACCAGACATCGAGTATTAAGAACAGCATTTTATTTATCTGAATTTAGTCAACCATTGCAAGTAGTTGTTAAAGATGTACCTGCAAAGGTGATGTTTACAGATTTACAGAATTTATCACCATCAGCACAAGATGATTATCTCAAAACTTTTATTGATCAAGAAAGGGAAAATCGGTTTGATTATAAGATTGCGCCATTAATGCGTTTTCATATTCACCTGTTAGATGAAAATGTGATGCAAGCAACTTTTACACTGCATCACGCCATTATGGATGGTTGGAGTTTAGCTAACTTTTTGGCAGAATTAACAGGTTTATATCTACATTTAATGGGTAAGGGTGTACCCGCTTTACCTCCTCAAACTAATTTAGAATATTCTCGATTTGTTGCTTTAGAACAACAAGCTTTACAAGACGAAAAACAAAGAGAATTTTGGCAACAGCAATTAGCAGAAATTCCGTTTACTAAATTACCCCGTTTCCCGATGAAATTTTCTCCAGAATTACAGCCCAATATGGGGAAAATTGATATTACTTTAACAGATGCAATTTCTCAAGGTTTAAAAGATGTATCTCAGCAATTGGGCGTACCTTTAAGAAGTGTATTGTTGGCGTTACATTTACATATTTTGGCGGTTTTTTCAGGAGAAGAAGAAATTGTTACAGGTTTGGTTAGTAATGGTAGACCAGATGAAACTGATAGCGATCGCCTTTTAGGTCTATTTTTAAATACTTTACCATTGCGGTTAAAATTACCCCGTGGTTCTTGGGTAGATTTGATTACAGAAACATGGCAAGCTGAACAAGCTTTAATGCCAAATCGTCGTTTTCCTTTAGCAGAGGTACAAAGGCTAAATGGTAATCGTCCTTTATATGAAACTTCTTTTAATTTCGTGCATTTTCATGTTTATAAAGGATTACTCAATTGGCGAGAAGTAGAGTTATTACAATCAACTTCTTTGGATGAAACCAATATTCCTTTTGCAGTTAGTTGGAGTGAAGAAGTAGCGGCTGTTAATATTAGTTTGAATATTACCTATAATAGTAGAGAATTTTCTTCTGAGCAAATTTCTAACATTGCTAAGTTCTATCAAATTTGTGCAGAATTTTTGAGTAATAATCCTCAAGGTAATAGGGATATTTTACAGGAATTATACAAAGTTAATGAAGGAACGAACCACGAAGGACACAAAGGACACAAAGTTAAGAGTGTTACAGAGATATTTGGGGTAAGTTCTAATTTACTAAAATTACAGGAATTTATTCCTGGTGAACAATTATCAACTGTGAGGAAAGTTACCCCAGTTCATGAATTTGTCACTCAACAAGCAGCAATAAATCCTGATGCTATTGCGGTTGTTTGTGAAGGTGAAAGTTGGACTTATCAACAATTAAACCAAAAAGCTAATCAATTAGCGCGGTTTTTACAACAGCAAGGTATTAGTCAAGAACAACCTGTAGGTATTTGTTTAGAACGTTCTTTAGATATGGTTTGTGCCATGCTAGGGATACTCAAAGCAGGTGGTTGTTATGTACCTATAGATCCCCATTATCCGAGTGTGCGTATCCAATCTATGTTAGAGGATGCCAAAGTTAATTTATTGCTTACTCGGTCAGATTTAAAAGTCAATTATCAGCAAAGTATTTATCTTGATAATTGCAGTCAAGAAATTAAAAATCAATCTCCTGAAAATCTAGAAATTGCGGTTTTACCGGAAAATATCGCCTATATTATTTTTACTTCTGGTTCTACAGGTAGACCTAAAGGAATTGCAATTTCTCATGCAGCTTTAGCATCTCATCAAAATTGGTTTATAGAAAATTTTGCAGTTAATCAATATGATGTAGTGCTGCAAAAAACGCCCTTTAGTTTTGATGCTTCTGTGTGGGAATTTTGGACACCGTTAATGGTGGGTGCAAAACTGGTGATGGCTAAACCAGGACGACATCAAGATCCAACTTATTTGGTGAAAACCATACAACAAGAAAAGGTCACTTTACTGCAATTAGTACCCAGTTTGTTAGAAATAATTTTAGGTGATCCTAAATTTACTCAATGTGCTAGTTTACGGTTGGTATTTAGTGGTGGTGAAGCACTGAAAAAACGGGTTTGGGATGAGTTTAAACAAAAACTAGCTATTCCTTTAGTCAATCTTTATGGACCTGCGGAAACTACCATTGATGTGGCTTTTCATGATTGCAGAAACAACGAAAATACTGATCAAATTCCCATTGGTGAACCTGTCAGTAACACTAGATTATATATTCTCAATTCTTTGATGCAACCTGTACCCATTGGGACACCAGGAGAGTTATTTATATCGGGGTATCAATTAGCGCGTGGTTATTGGAATGCACCAGGAATGACAGCGGAAAGGTTTTTACCCGATCCTTTTGTTGCAGGTGAGAGAATGTATCGTACAGGCGATCGCGCTCGTTATTTACCAAATGGTAAAATAGAATTTCTCGAACGTGCAGACCATCAAGTAGTCCTTATATGA